DNA from Desulfovibrio porci:
GCAACGCATTGAGCAGCGGTTTGCCCAGGCGTTCGGCGTAATCGGCCAGCAGGTCGGCGAAATTGGGATCCTTGGGCGGTTCCGAATCGGTGAAGGGAGCGGAACTCACCTCCAGCAGGTCGCCGCGCCCCTTGTCCAGACCCACGGCATTGGAAACCAGCTGCCGCACGCGCTCCAGCTCTTCCGTCTTGCGGGGCACGAAGGCCCACGCCCCGTCAACCTTTTCATACGTCCCATCAATGATAACCGCAACGGTCAGGCGGCGCAAATCCCCCACATTGGCGACGATCTGCTGCTCTTCCTTGTTGATTTCGTAGTTGGTGGTGCGGGTTTCACGGGTGCCGTTCTGGTCCGACACCGAACCGGTGACGCCGTCGCCGCGAAAGTTGGCGTCCGGCGCGCCCGCCTCAAGGTTGGCGCGGCCCTGCTGGCTTTCCTCGCTGCGCTGTTCACTGCGCACGGCGGTTTTTTCAGGATCGAAAAATTCCCGGCGGATGGTCTTCTGGCTGAAGTCCATGTCCGCGTTGACCTTGGCGATGACCCGGCCCGGCCCGAACAGGGGCTGCAGCATTTCCTCGATGCGCCGCTCCAGATTGCGCTGCACCTGAAGGCGATGCTCCATCTGGGTGCTGCTGGCTCCGGCCAGACTGTCCTCTTCCGGCTGGTAGAGCACCTTGCCGCCGTTGTCCGTAATGGAGACGTGGCTTTTGTCCAGACCTTCCACGGCCATGAGCATCATGTTGAGGATGGCGTTGATTTCTTTCTGGTCGGGTTTGCTGTTGGGATTGGTCAGTTTGAGCACCACGGAGGCCGAGGGGGACTGGCGCTCCTCCACAAAAAGGCTGCGCTGGGGGATGACCAGGTGTACGCGGGCGCTCTCCACGCTGGGGAATTCGCTGATGGTGCGCGAAAGTTCGCCCTGAAGCGCGCGGGTGTAGTTGATTTTCTGCACAAAGTCGGTCTGGCCCACCTTGACCTTGTCGAAAATTTCAAAGCCGATGCCCTGCCCCACCAGGCCGCCTTCGCCGGCGATCTTGATGCGCTGGTCGTAGACCACTTCCCTGGGCACCATGATGGTGGCCCCGTTGTCGGCCAGCTGATAGGGAATCTTGTCGGTTTGCAGCGCCTTGATCACGTGGCTGGCGTCTTCCGCGCCCAAATTGGAATAGAGCACGCGGTATTCCGGCCGGCTCAGCCAGACCGAGAGGCCGATGACGGCGGACAGCAGCGCCACCGCGCCGCCGGCCACGGCCACGCGCTGGATCATGCTCATTCTGCCCCAGAATCCCTTGATGATGTCCACAAAATTCGTAAAGAAAGCGGGCATGACGTTTCCCCTGGTCTTGTCTCTGTCTTGTCGGCGAAAGGCCGGATGCTGCACTCAGATAGCAATTGCCATGCCATTTTATAAGACATTGAAATATAA
Protein-coding regions in this window:
- the fliF gene encoding flagellar basal-body MS-ring/collar protein FliF, which translates into the protein MPAFFTNFVDIIKGFWGRMSMIQRVAVAGGAVALLSAVIGLSVWLSRPEYRVLYSNLGAEDASHVIKALQTDKIPYQLADNGATIMVPREVVYDQRIKIAGEGGLVGQGIGFEIFDKVKVGQTDFVQKINYTRALQGELSRTISEFPSVESARVHLVIPQRSLFVEERQSPSASVVLKLTNPNSKPDQKEINAILNMMLMAVEGLDKSHVSITDNGGKVLYQPEEDSLAGASSTQMEHRLQVQRNLERRIEEMLQPLFGPGRVIAKVNADMDFSQKTIRREFFDPEKTAVRSEQRSEESQQGRANLEAGAPDANFRGDGVTGSVSDQNGTRETRTTNYEINKEEQQIVANVGDLRRLTVAVIIDGTYEKVDGAWAFVPRKTEELERVRQLVSNAVGLDKGRGDLLEVSSAPFTDSEPPKDPNFADLLADYAERLGKPLLNALLAFLFLMLIVRPVVLALIRPKVEAGEMVEGLEGLPAAEEQLALYEALEEAAKADEEEPEQEEDDDELVFKDIEALKAHIFTLSDNHMEQVVTLVRGWMKNDETAKV